The following nucleotide sequence is from Coleofasciculaceae cyanobacterium.
TAATACAAAAACTCAGCAAAAAAGGTTTATTGATTGAAAGTGAATTAACTTCCCTAACACTAGAAAGTTACGACCTAGTAATTCGTCACCGCATGATTCGTTTTAATTCCTATCCTAATGAATGGTGTGCAGCCATGCTTAAGGATGGTATGTTAACAATGCTCGAACTGGCGATAGAATTAGCGCAACATGGATTAACGTTAGGAGATGCTCACCCCTGGAACTTAATGTTCGATCCAGAAAAAAATAGAACTACTTTGTGAGATCTCAATATAAAAAAATATATATCAAATTATTAAAATGGCTGAAAAACCTTTAGCTTCTATTATTATTATCTTTCTAAACGGCGATCGCTTTATCCAAGAAGCGTTAGACAGCATATTAGCTCAAACTTATGATAATTGGGAATTATTGTTAGTAGATGATGGCTCAACAGATCGAAGCACGGAAATTACCAAAAATTATGTAGAAAAATATCCCGAAAAAATTCGCTATCTAGAACATGAAGGTCATCAAAACTTGGGAATGAGTGCTTCGCGTAACCTTGGTATTAATAATGCAAGAGGCGAATATATCGGCTTTTTAGATTGTGACGATCTCTGGACTACCCAAAAACTAGAACAACAAATAGCCATTTTGGAAACTTATCCCCAAGTAGCCTTGGTAGGAGGTCGAACAAAATGGTGGTATAGCTGGACGAAAGATCATGAAGATCAAAATAAAGATTTTTTGCAAAAGTTCAATTTGCCCCTTAATACTATTATTCAACCACCCGACCTATTATTACTTTTTTTACAGGATGAGTGGGCTTCTTTGTGTGACATTTTAGTAAGACGTAGTTGTGTAGAAGCTGTAGGCGGTTATGAAGTTTCTTTTCGGGGAATGTATGAAGATCAAGCGTTTCATGCAAAACTATGTTCGATGTTTCCCGCATTCTTATCTAGTGAGTGTTGGTATATTTATCGGCAACATCCCCAGGCTTGTTGTTCGGTTTCTCATGCCACAGGAAAGACTCAGATAGCCAAAAAAACTATGCTGAATTGGTTGGAGGAGTATTTATCTCAACAAGATAAGAACGATCCTCAACTTGAGGAAACGGTTCAGAAACTTTTGCGATCGTATCGTTATCCCTTTTTAACCAAGCTTTTTCAACCAGTGCGATCTCGGAAGAGAAGAATGAAGAATCAGTTGAGGCGAATTGCTGCTTTAAAAAATCTATTAAGGGGTCAGTTTCCACCTGTGGGTTGGGTAAATTTTGGCAGTTTTAATAAGCTAACACCCTTAAGTCGAGATTTTGGTTACGATCGCGGTCTTCCTATCGATCGCTATTATATCGAAAAGTTTTTAGCTTATCACGGTGGTGATATTCAGGGGCGAGTTTTAGAAATTGGCGATGATTCTTATACTAAAGAGTTTGGCGGGAAGCGTGTCACCACTAGAGATGTAATGCACGTCAAAGAAGGAAATCCCCTGGCTACTTTTGTAGGCGATTTAACTAATGCTGATTGTCTTCCTTCCGATACTTTTGACTGCTTTATTTTGACTCAAACTTTGCACCTAGTTTATGATTTTCGACTAGCAATGCAAACAATTTATCGCATTCTCAAACCAGGTGGAGTCGTATTGTTAACTGTACCTGGCATTAGCCAACTGGCAACGGATGAATGGTCTAGTTATTGGTGTTGGTCTTTTACCAGCTATTCTACACAACATCTTTTTGAAGAGTTTTTTCCTTTAGATTGTATTCAAGTAGAAGTTCATGGTAATGTCAAAAGTGCGATCGCGTTTTTGCAAGGATTATGTACTGCTGAATTGAGCCAAAAAGAATTGGATTACAAAGATCCTTGCTATCCTCTTTTAATCACAGTTAGAGCAGAGAAACCAAAAGGAATATAATTGCAATGCGGGTAATTAATAAGTTTAAAAAATTGGTTCGACAAAATATCAATAGGTGGAGAGATGGAGTACTAATTCTTCTCTACCATCGCATTGCCGATTTACCCTTAGACCCCTATTTATTGAATGTTACTCCTCAAAACTTTGCCGAACATCTAGCCGTATTAAAAGATTCGGGCTGTACGATCTTGAGTCTATGTCAGTTAGTTGAATCATTACAGGCAGGGAATATACCTCATAGGGGAATTGTGGTCACCTTTGATGATGGTTATGCTGATAATCTCTATCAGGCTAAACCTTTGTTAAACAAGTATCAAATTCCCGCTACTGTGTTTGTAACATCTGGTTATGTTGGGCAGCAAAAAGAATTTTGGTGGGATGAAGTCGAAAGACTGCTGCTGCAACCTGGAATTGTACCACAAACACTAGAGTTAACAATTAAAGATCAACATTATCAGTGGCATCTAGGAAATGATGCTAACTATAGCACAGATGAGCAGCAGCGCGATCGCCATTGGCATTTTTATCAATCAGAAGATCCCAGCCAACGTCATCGCTTATTTCGCGCACTCCATGAAGTTTTAAATCCATTATCTATCAAAGAAAGATGCTCTGTTTTAGAAGAAGTTGCTCGATGGAGTGGCATGGGTTTAAACCCACGTTCGACTCATCGGATTATGTTACCCGAAGAAGTTAAAACATTAGCAGCAGATGGCTTAATAGAAGTAGGAGCGCATACTCTTAACCATCCTGTTTTGTCTTCTCTTTGTGTAGAAGAACAACGTCAAGAAATTCAGCATAGTAAAGCTATATTAGAGGACATTCTAGGACATCGGGTGCCAAGTTTTGCCTATCCTCACGGTTCAAAAAGTGATTATACAAAAGACACAGTTGAAATCGTGCGGGAAAGTGGTTTTACTTGTACCTGTTCTAACTTTGCTGGTATGGTAAGACAAAGCGAAAATCGATTTCAACTTCCTCGCGTTCTTGTTTATGATTGCAATGGGGAAACTTTTGCTCGGCAGCTACAAGAATTATTATTAGTTTAGGCAGTACGTCGAATTTTTAAGCAAATCAACAGTAATATTTAATGAATGCTAATCCTTTAGTTTCTGTGATTATGATTTTCTTCAACGGAGAAAAATTCATTGAACAAGCAATTGAGAGTGTTTTAGATCAAACCTATGACAATTGGGAACTGTTACTTGTTGACGATGGTTCTACAGATAATAGCACTCAAATAGCGTGCCGATATATCGAAAAATTCCCCCAGAAAATACGTTATCTCGAACATAAAAATCATCAAAATAAAGGTATGAGTGCTACCCGTAATTTGGGAATTGCTAATGCCAACGGTAAATATATTGCTTTTTTAGATGCCGATGATGTCTGGTTATCCCATAACCTAGAACAATATCTCAATCTTTTGAATCTGCAACCTCAAGCCTGTATGGTTTATGGAAATACTCTGAAGTGGTACAGTTGGACAGAGAATTCTGAAGATCGAGATCGAGATCATTTATATGACTTGAAAATCGATTCTGAAATTTTAGTTGAGCCACCAAAGCTATTTGAGCTTCTAATTAAAGAAAAAATTTCTGCACCCTGTATTACAAGTCTAGTGATTAAAAGCGAAGCTTTACAAAAAATCGGTGGTTTCGCCGAGGAATTTCGAGGAATGTATGAAGATCAAGCGTTTTATGCCAAGATATTTCTCAATCACTCAGTATTCATTACCAACGCTTGGGGAGCTAAATATCGTAAACACCCCGATTCTTGTGTTTCAATTGCCAGGAAAACAGGTCAAGTAAATGCCAGCCATTTGTTTTTCTTAAATTGGATAGAAAAATATCTATTAGAACAAGAAGTTACTGATGCAAGTATTTGGAAATCTCTACGACAATCTCTTTGGGCTTATCATCATCCTTGGTTAAATAAGTTTAAAAAGAAAATATTTCGCTTAGTAGGCAAAACTTTACCCTTTTCTTTGATCAGATCTTGATTCAATGGTACAAGCAAGCGAGCGCTATTTTGGCAGCGTAAACTTCAATAATTAAGAATTATTTGTTGATAATGCTGTAATTAATAGCAGTATGGCAATCTCTCTAAAGTACAAGCGATCGCTAAAAGTTTATGTCAAAACAGTCTTCTAATCTAGTGATATCTATTTCTCCTAAGAAAATTGCCAAATTTCTGACTTTAATAGTTGTGGGGTTTACTTTGGTAAATTTAGCAGGATTTTTTATCCAATATGTTCTGGGTTTTCGGCGACTAGATCGATTTATAGGACTATTAAACGTTGGTGATGACTCTAGTATTCCAACATGGTATTCATCTTTCGCTTTATTAATTTGTGCAACATTGTTAATGGTTATAGCTATTGTTAAAGGCAGAAGAAAAGAGCCTTATTTTTGCCACTGGGCAATGCTATCAATTATTTTTATGGTAATGTCGATTGACGAAGTAGTTATGATTCATGAAAATATGGGCGATATTTTGGGAGAATCATTTAAGAATGGATTTTTCTATTATTCATGGGTAATTTTAGCAATTCCTGCAATTATTATTTTTGCACTAGCATATTTAAAATTTATCATTCATCTTCCTACCAAGATTAGACATTTATTTCTAATTGCTGGAGCTATTTTTGTAATGGGAGGATTGGGTCTAGAAATGCTTTCTGCCTTTTATGATAGCCTCTATCGTACTAGCAATTTAACATATAATTTGATTATGATTGCCGAAGAATTTTTAGAAATGCTAGGCATTATTATTTTCATTTATGCGTTGCTTTCGTACCTAAAATTACATTTAACAGCAATACAAGTTTTTATCAAACAATAATCAATTATGCTTAAAAATTGTTTAATTGATGATATTTCAAACAGCAGGATGGAGTTAAAATATTAATAATGAAATTACTAATTATTCTTCCTTCCATTCAAAGAGGAGGAGCAGAAGAATATACTCTTAAAATTGCTAAGGCAGCTTTAAAAGTTGATTGGAAAATACAAGTTGCATTACCTAATACTCCTGGTACTACTTCTTTGATTGATGATTTTACCCAACAAAACATAAAATATCATCGCTTGGACATTGGTAATGTAGAAGGTAGTAAGCTGGCTTCTATCAAAGCCAGTTTGTTAAGGTTACTAAGAACAAGCAAGCTATTATATCGAGTCAAACCTAATGTCGTATTGCTCAACCTCCCAGCTCATCATCTAGGTTTCATTGTTCTTTGGGTATGCGGATTATTAAAAGTTCCTACTGCAGTTGTTTTTCATCTAATTCCTTTTCCTGCATCATTTAGTCCGAGAAAGTTACAAGCTTATAATTGGGCAAAAAGTAGAAATCAACAGTGGATTACAATTTCTGATTATAATCGCAAATGTTTAGCTCAAGAATTTGATTTATCTCCTCAAGAATTTAGCTGTATTTATAATGGAATTAAACAAGATTCAGTTATTAAATTAGATATTAACAAACATAAGTTACGGTCTAAAATTAGGCAAGAATTAGGTTTAATAGAAACTAGCCAATTATTATTAACTGTTGCTCGTCTTCATTCGCAGAAAGGACACGATTATTTAATTCCAATTATTCCCGAAATTATTGGTAAATTTTCCCAAGTACATTTTGTCTGGGTAGGGGATGGGGAAGATCGAGCGCATCTAGAAGATTTACTACGGAAATATAAAGTAGAGGCAAAAGTAACCTTCTTGGGATACCGCGATGACATTCCTCGTCTTTTAACCGCTGCGGATTTATTTTTGTTTCCTAGCTATCAAGAAGGCTTACCTTTTGCTGTTTTAGAAGCAATGATATGTGGTTTGCCTATAGTCGCATCTGATACTGGTGGAATTCCTGAAATAATAACTCACCAACAAAGCGGGTTGCTTTTTACTACGGGCAATAGCTATGATTTACAACAAAAACTCGATTGGGCTTTAACTCACCCTACTGATATGATGTGCATGGCTGAAGCAGCAAAAGTTGAAGTA
It contains:
- a CDS encoding glycosyltransferase; translation: MAEKPLASIIIIFLNGDRFIQEALDSILAQTYDNWELLLVDDGSTDRSTEITKNYVEKYPEKIRYLEHEGHQNLGMSASRNLGINNARGEYIGFLDCDDLWTTQKLEQQIAILETYPQVALVGGRTKWWYSWTKDHEDQNKDFLQKFNLPLNTIIQPPDLLLLFLQDEWASLCDILVRRSCVEAVGGYEVSFRGMYEDQAFHAKLCSMFPAFLSSECWYIYRQHPQACCSVSHATGKTQIAKKTMLNWLEEYLSQQDKNDPQLEETVQKLLRSYRYPFLTKLFQPVRSRKRRMKNQLRRIAALKNLLRGQFPPVGWVNFGSFNKLTPLSRDFGYDRGLPIDRYYIEKFLAYHGGDIQGRVLEIGDDSYTKEFGGKRVTTRDVMHVKEGNPLATFVGDLTNADCLPSDTFDCFILTQTLHLVYDFRLAMQTIYRILKPGGVVLLTVPGISQLATDEWSSYWCWSFTSYSTQHLFEEFFPLDCIQVEVHGNVKSAIAFLQGLCTAELSQKELDYKDPCYPLLITVRAEKPKGI
- a CDS encoding polysaccharide deacetylase family protein; translation: MRVINKFKKLVRQNINRWRDGVLILLYHRIADLPLDPYLLNVTPQNFAEHLAVLKDSGCTILSLCQLVESLQAGNIPHRGIVVTFDDGYADNLYQAKPLLNKYQIPATVFVTSGYVGQQKEFWWDEVERLLLQPGIVPQTLELTIKDQHYQWHLGNDANYSTDEQQRDRHWHFYQSEDPSQRHRLFRALHEVLNPLSIKERCSVLEEVARWSGMGLNPRSTHRIMLPEEVKTLAADGLIEVGAHTLNHPVLSSLCVEEQRQEIQHSKAILEDILGHRVPSFAYPHGSKSDYTKDTVEIVRESGFTCTCSNFAGMVRQSENRFQLPRVLVYDCNGETFARQLQELLLV
- a CDS encoding glycosyltransferase family A protein, with product MNANPLVSVIMIFFNGEKFIEQAIESVLDQTYDNWELLLVDDGSTDNSTQIACRYIEKFPQKIRYLEHKNHQNKGMSATRNLGIANANGKYIAFLDADDVWLSHNLEQYLNLLNLQPQACMVYGNTLKWYSWTENSEDRDRDHLYDLKIDSEILVEPPKLFELLIKEKISAPCITSLVIKSEALQKIGGFAEEFRGMYEDQAFYAKIFLNHSVFITNAWGAKYRKHPDSCVSIARKTGQVNASHLFFLNWIEKYLLEQEVTDASIWKSLRQSLWAYHHPWLNKFKKKIFRLVGKTLPFSLIRS
- a CDS encoding glycosyltransferase family 4 protein, yielding MKLLIILPSIQRGGAEEYTLKIAKAALKVDWKIQVALPNTPGTTSLIDDFTQQNIKYHRLDIGNVEGSKLASIKASLLRLLRTSKLLYRVKPNVVLLNLPAHHLGFIVLWVCGLLKVPTAVVFHLIPFPASFSPRKLQAYNWAKSRNQQWITISDYNRKCLAQEFDLSPQEFSCIYNGIKQDSVIKLDINKHKLRSKIRQELGLIETSQLLLTVARLHSQKGHDYLIPIIPEIIGKFSQVHFVWVGDGEDRAHLEDLLRKYKVEAKVTFLGYRDDIPRLLTAADLFLFPSYQEGLPFAVLEAMICGLPIVASDTGGIPEIITHQQSGLLFTTGNSYDLQQKLDWALTHPTDMMCMAEAAKVEVVEKFSEAKMLKDTLEVLNLLRKL